Sequence from the Eleginops maclovinus isolate JMC-PN-2008 ecotype Puerto Natales chromosome 14, JC_Emac_rtc_rv5, whole genome shotgun sequence genome:
GAGGCTCAATATGAAAATTCACATTGATTTGCATAATGGGGGATGGTGACAGTTGTGTGTGTTgaaacatttctgcattttagAGATAAGCAAGAAATGAACATGAGAGCTTTTTCACTGAAATCCACCTGCTGCGTAATCCACTAAAAtagggattcccaaagtgtgctgccaccagggggtgcgcgagatgaaacatgtagcctaatggtggtctggtgtaaaaatattacacagtgttgttttttaagtgggatttttccatagactacaataaaaaaacaggaacaataacaTTTGCTTTGtaattccttttattttaaatcaaaaatctataatttattagtttttgatacaAAAGTTTCACTGTGTCCTAGTGatatgcgcgccaactcgtttcattcattctttcaaatatgattaactggctgaaatcagggaaactgtggAACGTCTcttgacaaagttatttatatggcgataagACAAAGCCTTGTTgcgttttttgttttgttttatgcggttttttttttgggggggggggggggggggtgcgtcaacccggttgggacgtagaagggggtgcaaagaaagtttgggaaccgctgcaCTAAACCAACACAGTGAGGTTGCAGCCCACAGATTGAATTGAGCTATATATGATACGTTAACTATTtgtttttcagagttttttGGAACCACCAATGACACAAAAGCAAACAAGTGAATAGGCTacggaaaatatattttaggcgggaaaaatgtaacacattaaCTAAACACACTGTGAAAGGGTTGAGGTTTGAAACCAAAACATCGAACACACCAAACGCCGACAACACTGTTGTAGCAACCTGTCAATCGCAAAATTGCTTCATCCTTAAACATGCTCTGCTTTATCATCTATTTTACTTGGAAAAAATAGAACAGAAGTTTTGAAATTCACATCATGCTGTATCGAACGACACTTGGAACTACAGACTGAGACCATACATTTGTCAGGGAAATGTAAGTAAAAAGATTCATGGTCATTTTCTTATAGACTTTGATagaatctgactttttttgcaaccagtggccccctgctggatattagAGAGCCTACAGGTTTCAATCACCTTTTTAGACCCGGAAAAATAACGATTTGAGCTCTTTCATCCTGCTGACCAATGAATGATAAAACACATCTTCCAGTCTTATtcttacacatttatttttgatacccaactgattatatttacagtatattttgAGTAACATTCAATATGCttaaaacaaaatcatacaAAATAACCTGCATGTTATAAAGCTTGCATATTCCAgtaagctttattattattttttgtaatgacAATACAATTCTCTTAATGAGGAGAAGCACTTTTAGACTTCTGAGTTTGTTAggtccatttaaaaagaatttAGCAAACACCCTTTTTTGAATGTCATGCGCTTGCAAGTTGCattaacgttttttttatttatttttttaagtaagtgCAAAGTTCTGTTCAGTTTTTGTGTGACAAACAGGTAGTGGCATTGCAGTCCATGTTGTATGTACATTTTGTAGCTTGTAAGTTAACATTCAGTATTAGTAAGAAGAGAATGACAGACGGAAAAAGCCTCTCAGAGTgaacatatttacataaacacattgtttccttcatttgtacacaaacaaatcatgtctttttattttgttaatatatttgAGCTATGACTACTTCGGTGAGGAGCCTTTTAAAGTTttagttgaaaaataaaaagttaaatgaTGTCAGTAGTACATCAACTtgggttatttttttaatttgtatgtaGGTTTTTGACATCCCTGAAACACTAAAAGAGCTTCTATCAGTGCCAACTATAGTTAGTCTGGTCTaaaagtttatatatatatataaagcctTAGCTTTATCCAGTCCTGAATATTTCTCCCCCTCCCAAACCACTTATTTACTGTACGCGATATAATCTATAGCACCTACAGTAACATTTGTCTCGTACCAACTACACTCTAAGGGCTGGGGTCTCACCTACGATAATTAAAGGTTTGTGCTTTCAAGACATTCCCTGTATGGAAAAAGCAGAGGGGTGTGATACTTCCTCACGGCCAGAGGGAGGCACTGTGGGCCAATCAGGACACAGAACCCCAGAGCTGATAAGGCAACAATCACCACATGAGGGCATGAGGTAAGTGGCACACGAGAAGCAACCACACCTATTGTATGCCCTAAATGAGAACTCAACTAAATTCGTAATATGATACTTCTCGTAGGTCTTGTTGTATATAAGGGGTATAAAACCATTAAGATAGGGgatattaaactgaaaatagATCCAAATTATATGAAAGTATTACACCTTTAGGAATGTAAGCTGGATTTTAAGGAGAATTCCAGTCTCCTTGTACACTTGTCCACCCTCTCGACTCCCCCTCTCAGTCTCTGAAGTCCATTGAGAAAACGTCAAGCTTGAAAATGATAAGGATACTTTACCCAGCTTTTATTTGGGACGGAAACAAATGAAgggattgaaaatgaaaaagtggGTTTTAGTCCTTTTTTTCCCACCTCCACCAATCTTTTTAGTGGAAGACGTTTGATTGCAGGAGGGGCCATGACAAAGCCCCTCACAAGCTCAAGTCAATGATGATGTGCTCAAAGATCTGCGTGTTTCCTTTGAAGCTCGAGGTGAAGATGAAGTCCCTGCGGTCGGTGGAAACCACAGTGAAGGAGCGCGGGGCCTGGATGTACACCTCCTTGAAGCGGTCAAAGAGTTTGTTCTCATCATCCCACAGGTAGATCTGCGAGAAGGTGTAATCGCTTCCCAGAGCCAGGTAGTAACGCTCTTTGTATGAAAAGGGCTGGAGGATCATGGAGCCTCGTGAGGGCAAGGCCTGGATCTCTGCAAACTGCTTGGTACCCCAACGAAGGATTTTGGAGTCACCAATATAACGCGTCATAGCCAGGTAGAGTTCATCCTTGATCCGGAAGTGCTTCACAGCTACAACGTCCTCCATGTGAGGAATCTCGCCCTGCAGGACAAACTTCTGGTTGCTCCGGCTCCACTGGTAGATCACAGGCACCTGCGAGCGGCTAGCCAAGATAAGGTGCGCCTTCCCGTCCAAGTCCAGGAACTCTGCGTCTGTGTCGCGGTACCACTCATGCAGCGACTGGTAGGAATAAAAGCCCTTATCGTTCCATTTGTAGAGGGTGGACAGGCCTGCCTTCGAACTGTCAGCAATCACGAAAAACCAGTCAGAGCCCACCTGGAACACCTCAATGTCATTGGGCTTGGAGATCTTGGACACCTCGATGTCCTGAAACCTGCTGAAGCTGCTCTGGTCCTCATCAAACTTGTAGATGTGGGAACCACCGAAAAGCTGAGCCACGATGACAAACACCTGATCCTGGATGACCACTGACTTGCACCCAACAATGGACTGACCTGAAAGGCggagaaaataaagtaaatgggCCAATAGCAAAGGGTACCCAAATGAAACGCTGATTCTCTAGATTTTCATTTCTCtagaaatgtgaatatttgattTTACAGAGggatttttgtatatatttttgtatcattcCCTTCAGCAGTAAACCGTTACAAAAAAGATCTATTTACGCCATGTTTCTTAATGAATTAATGTTCCATAAATCAGCATGAATGAACAAAGCCCTCAGTTAGAGGCTTCACAATATAGATGGGAATGAAACTGGTGTATGTAAGTGCTACTGAATCTACAAACACAAATAGACAGTAAGAAAAACTGTTAGTTTGTATTTTCGATGCGTTTTCCTTTTCGCTATTCAGAAAGAAGACAAAAGCAAAATGGCCCAAACCCTCAAATTGTACTAATAGCCAACCACAGTTAAAACATTTGCCTTACCTGTGATGTTATCATAAGTCCTGAAGTTCATTTCTATGTGGTCCCATTGGAAAACCATACAGCTCTCTGCGCTGGGAGCAGCTATCGTCACATATACGTCGTTCTTATAGCTGAATGTGTCCACAGACAGAGACTCAGATGCCAGGGACTGATGGAGGACGAAATCTGCAGAAAAGGCACATTCGAAATGTAAAACTCCAAAACCAATTCTATAGAAACTGTGATATTTAGGAGGGAAACTGGGAGGACGGCACTTTTGCCTCCTCTTTACACTTCTTGGGATGACCTGGTCGAGTGGCCTGATGCCAGTTAGAACAGAGACAAGGCCATCTGGCTCAGGTGTTTCTCACCCGTTGAGATGCACTCGTTGTGCAGGCTGGTCATATCATTGAGCCGCTTGTCCTTCATGTCCTCTGGTCCAGCACACACGACATCCGACACCGTGGCGTTGGTGTTCTTCAGCCACGTCATCAGCCACTTGGCACGGCAGTCACACTCGAAAGCATTGCCTCGCAGAtccctgcagaggagagatACTGAGTGTCattgcaaacaaacaaagtaaacaagACAGAACATACCTTAGAAGAAATGCATGGGGATTCATTTTTGATACAGATCATGAAGAAGGAAACAGAATGCAAACGTACAGCTCTATCAGTGAGTCCAAGTCGTTGAACACGTCCCGGGGTAATGCTTGAATGTTGTTGTTTGCCAAAGACCTGGAAAAAACAGCAATTAAGCAATACAGAAAATGGTGCCTATTAATAAAACCATAACTCCAATACTAGAAAACGCATCATTTATATAAActaaaggtaaaagtacaattGAAATTGAAACTGGAAACACCCTAATATTCTTgacttatatatatatcttcatTAATGTTCAAAGCTTTGACCCTAAATCCTAatgaaatgtgaattattaaGCATCACCAACAATGGTTCACAATGGATCCATGATAAAAAAAACGACATTAGCAAATAAATATTACAGATTTAAAGATTGGAACATACAAGTGAGTCAAGTCCCTGAGTCCTCTGAAGGCATATTTGGATGCAGTCTCCATCTTATTACTCTCAATGAACCTGAGGGAAATACAACAACACGTGTTAGTAATAGGCTTATGGGATGGAATATACATAACTGTCATATTTGCCACAAAAAGCAGACAAATAAAGTCCTCGTTTAAAACttgagaaacactttttttgttcgTCATACATGTTGCTACAGTAATCCTCTCAAAAGACATCCCTGACAAAGTAGGGACTTAAAAATTGTTttgtcaaaatattatttttgctgAAAAAATGTCTCAAAAAGTTGGTTGTGGACAAATAATTCAAGCTTATTCTTTAGAACAAATGAAACCACTAGAGGGCCTCATTTACTTAAGAAAGAGCAACATCCACCCACAAAACCTCATGcctaaaaaacattattttagtgGGTTGAATCAAAGTGTGTATAATACTCCTGTTGTGTAGGCAATGTGTTAAGCTATTACACTGATTCATTTAATGCCTACGATATTTTCAAATAACTCACAGATACTCCAGATGTGAAAGGCCGGCGAACGCATCATCCCGTACAGTTGTGAGAGAATTGGAATTCAGAAGCCTgtgatgaataataaaaacactttagaaGATACTGGCTGTCAACGAGAGGCACTGTTTCATGTACatgatttttgttttcagtgatcAAAATAATCCCAGCCTGTTAAATAAAAAGTGGTAAGAGATACTGAAATATAACGCCTATTTAATTcattaaatgtcttctttcAGGCTCTTGTGCAAAGAAAACCAATTTAAGAGTTTATTTTCCTAACTTTGATGGAGTCAAAACACGAAGGCTCATTtgcatatataaatacaacaactgTTTTAATTGAAAAGACAAACAGCAATGCAATTTTGTTCTATGTGATATCCATCAGTTGAAATGTTTCCCTATGTCCCTGTAGTGTCTTaggctgaaataaaaaaggacacgCAATTCATTCATCACAACATGAACCTGACTATTAATCATCATGTGTGTTATGACTTTGGTTAAATGCATTACATCTGCCACGCCTTTGTTTGTGAATCACTAGCGGAGTTACTCCGAAGTACGATACGACATGTGACTCCCTGAGAGCTTTCAAGGTGTCCAACCCTTTTAAATCCTTCCTCGCTAATTGCTTTAAGATACATCAAACACAATTAATGCTTTACTGTGTCTGTAATAAAGGCAGGCACAGCAGGAAGTAAGCTACTGTAGATATCTTTGCTTTAAAAGCACAACAAACTTGATCAATAAATGCCAATATTATAGCTTATTATTGCTGTCTATATTGTTATTTCGTGTGTAGGCCTATTACAGCAAGCGAAGGAAAGGAAGTAGATTTAccacagaaatgtatttcagaatagATTTTGACTATTTCCAaacaatgctactttatactccactatttcaaaagaaaatcttgttttttttagtacCCTAAATGTATGTAACAGCATTAGTTACCAGTAGTTTTTCAGACTTCATATTTTACGTAAAACatatgcaatttaaaaaacaagaacatcttAAAATGTTCAGCATTATGGGTATTTTTTCTCTTGATACTTGACTGgtaatctgactttttttagGGGAGTTTTTTCCCAGACTGGTATGAGTAATTTTAGTATCTAAATACTGCTTACATTTTTAGACTTCCCTACCACTGTTGAATTCTTCACATTCGTTTTGCAAGTCACCCATTTGTTGTTCACTCAATCAGTGTGCATGGTTCTGCCCTAAAAAGGAGCCTTTGCTACAAGGTAAGGTAACTCCTATCATCATCCTATAACAGAGGAATGATGTGCTGTTGCTCTTACAGTAGCTGCAGGGATGGCATGTGAGCAAACATCGCCTCTTTGACCTCAGAGAAAGTCCCATTGACGATACTCCTGTGAGAAAGGAGCAGAAACGATGGGCAAATCAACATGCGGCTCAATCACAGAGAGGACTACATTGCCTTTGCACAGCAGCTGTTATTAAGACGGTGATAATCATAAACATACAGCCAGAGACAGCTGGTATAAATCTTCTGCATATTATAGACGCATGAAAACATCGAGCTACTCACAGAGAATTGACGTCGTTGGGGCTTATCCTGGGGACATTGGAGGACCCGACGCAGATGATGGACTCCCGCGAGCAGCTGCATGTTGAAGGACATCGGAAAGCCTTCTTTAAATGAGCCGGCTGCGATAGGAAGCAGAGCCACACGGAAAACAATGTCCAGATCTTGAGAGTTGGCAGCATCTTTCTTGCCGGGCTTGCATGTGTGAGGTTTTCTGAGAGCGCGCGGAGAGCGTTTACACCCTGCACCATGAAATGCTGCACTGACTGGCTGACATCAGCAAATCAGCTGCAGCTCCCCTCCGTGCACTCTCATTATTTATTAAGGCACAGCTCCCGTACGGTGACTGGTGGTTAAACAGCCATGCGCCATACATGCAGAACAATATCATCTACCAAACATGGCTTTTTGGGGATATATGTTGCATTCACTGGAATATAGTTTTATGTCATGAGCAGATATAGACTGCGTGTTTACAGTCCAGCTTTGGAAGACTTtcaaaatacatgttaaatGACGTCAGGTATTCACGCAcgcacattttcacacattatttCTAGTGTTTATGAACATTGACAATCAAATGCGTCATATGGAGTCGCTTTAAGCAAGTGACATATGGTGAGTAAGGGTAATTTTACATACTGTAGGCTGTAcagtagccccccccccccatcccctccATTCTGAGAAGGACTGCAACACAATATAAATCTGCAGTCACACGGAGCACAGCTACATGCAACACTTGCCATGTTTACTGCTAATCTAAAAaggtaaattaaaaatgaatttaaaacgCACATTTAAGAGCACTCGGGGAAACCCCTTCAACatgaatgtaatttaataagaaataactgaaatgaTTTGCATGGATTTTTATTGTTTGCCtacaacaaaaatacaagaTCACAGACAAGACATGTACAATGCTGCAAGGAGACAATAATACTATTtaataattattcatttgatAGGCTTTTGAGACAAGGGATGCAAACAAATGCAGGTTTTCGATCATCTGTGTCTGAACATTTTCCCGGGCTTTGTCGAGCAAAttcatgttaaaatgtgttacaCTGTTAAATCATTGAAAGGTACACTTTTAtagaaagattttaaaaaaggcccAAGTCAATAACATACCCATTTGAAGCTTGTTGGCTTATTAAGTCTCTACTAGTAGTTTGGTCATTTGGTAATCTGTGGCCCTGTGTGTACCCTCCATCATCTTCAGCACACGGGCTGTACGCTCTACCATGTATCTAAACTATTTATGCCTTATTAAGGTTAAGAAGACACTCATATGCTGATAATAACACAAGAAACTGACTTGTGTTGTCATAATGGTTCCCGTTTTCTTCATAATCCTAAGTGTTTGGTTAAATCAGCTGTTTACCTATGCTTGCCACTGATAAATGGGTTGCATGAAAAACAGATTGTGATGCCTTGTGCACGTCTCTTCGTGGCAGCTCTTTTCTGAtttacacactgcagcaggctTGATCAATAGAGGGGGGGTTCCTTTAAAACTGGCCTGCACAAAATAATGAGTCTGACTCTCTCCCACAGCATTCCTGCACCCTCAGCAGAAGATGGGAAACCCTAGCAAACTGGTGACAgggagaaagacaaaaacatgcagGAGAGCAACATTTGCACGACAGCTCTGCATACAGACAGCCAGGCAACTTCAGGTTAACCAAATGCACTGATCCACATTCAGGATCAGTCCTTAAATTCAGGATTCTTTCATCCTGACGGAAACATTTGctaccacaaaaacaaaatgagaaacaagCTGTTTTTTCAACAATTCTTCTTGGTACTGCCTTGTAACGAGCgctctgtttttcctctgtaTTGTGTTAATAGTTGCAGCCTGGGAACGTGTGCTGATCCAGCAACCCCATCTATCTGACTTAAGTCCACTCTCCCAGGGCGGATGGGCTGCTGCTGCACATGCATCAGACCTGCATTAAcaactacagtttaaaaagaagCGTGTGCTGAATGTATACTTTGCTATCTGAAGCTCACCTGGGCCCAGCACTGACGCAGACACTATGGCAGCCGGAGCAAATGATCAGGGTTATTATAGGAAACATAACATGCTATTAAAGTGAGCTATTCAGATCAGATCTCCATGGAAATCAAAGTGAATATCcaacatttaacagcatttatgtGTACCTATGATGTagacaaaatgatttaaaagctCCAAATCTATAAAAAGACCAAATAAAGAGgaacatttcacttttcattatCCCTGGCGATGTGACAGGAAAAACATCACTTGTAAAAAAATTGACAAAATCAGGAGGCTGCACCGAAATATTTCTCTGTAGAAATATAAGTTTAGATTtcctaacatttaaaaaataataattctgaTAATTATAAACCTGTTTTATCCAAGGTCTCGAGAATCATTGGCatataaaaaaaatcctgcacagTTCTCCAACTATGCATTTTCTTTGGATTTCTTCAAAATCTAAACTAACCTTTATCTGATACTTATCTTAAGCTAgcaaacacttttcaaaaataaaaattgaacATGAACATATTGACATTACATTAGTGTCATAATAAATGAAGTATAAAGACCCTATATAGATTATTCATAGTAAACAAAACAGAGCCTTAATTCTTAGACCACcaagaacatttaaaaggttAGAGCTTTTTATGTCTGCGTGTATAG
This genomic interval carries:
- the lgi2a gene encoding leucine-rich repeat LGI family member 2a, with the protein product MLPTLKIWTLFSVWLCFLSQPAHLKKAFRCPSTCSCSRESIICVGSSNVPRISPNDVNSLSIVNGTFSEVKEAMFAHMPSLQLLLLNSNSLTTVRDDAFAGLSHLEYLFIESNKMETASKYAFRGLRDLTHLSLANNNIQALPRDVFNDLDSLIELDLRGNAFECDCRAKWLMTWLKNTNATVSDVVCAGPEDMKDKRLNDMTSLHNECISTDFVLHQSLASESLSVDTFSYKNDVYVTIAAPSAESCMVFQWDHIEMNFRTYDNITGQSIVGCKSVVIQDQVFVIVAQLFGGSHIYKFDEDQSSFSRFQDIEVSKISKPNDIEVFQVGSDWFFVIADSSKAGLSTLYKWNDKGFYSYQSLHEWYRDTDAEFLDLDGKAHLILASRSQVPVIYQWSRSNQKFVLQGEIPHMEDVVAVKHFRIKDELYLAMTRYIGDSKILRWGTKQFAEIQALPSRGSMILQPFSYKERYYLALGSDYTFSQIYLWDDENKLFDRFKEVYIQAPRSFTVVSTDRRDFIFTSSFKGNTQIFEHIIIDLSL